One window of the Macrobrachium nipponense isolate FS-2020 chromosome 22, ASM1510439v2, whole genome shotgun sequence genome contains the following:
- the LOC135198579 gene encoding large ribosomal subunit protein eL32-like encodes MAIVPLKKPRILKKRVKKFKRHQSDRYVKIKPNWRKPKGIDNRVRRRFSGQNLMPSIGYGSDRRTKHMLPTGFKKVLVHNVRDLEVLMMQNRTFCAEVAHGVSSRKRKEIVERANQLSIRLTNGAARLRTEEST; translated from the exons ATGGCTATCGTACCACTTAAGAAGCCTAGGATTCTAAAGAAAAGGGTTAAAAAGTTTAAGCGTCATCAAAGCGATCGCTATGTTAAGATAAAG CCTAATTGGAGAAAACCCAAGGGTATTGACAACAGGGTCAGAAGGCGTTTCTCTGGTCAGAATTTGATGCCTAGCATTGGTTATGGATCAGACAGAAGAACAAAACACATGCTGCCCACTGGATTTAAAAAAGTCCTTGTCCACAATGTTCGA GATTTAGAAGTACTCATGATGCAGAACCGCACTTTCTGTGCTGAAGTTGCCCATGGTGTGTCGTCTCGTAAACGAAAGGAGATTGTTGAAAGAGCCAACCAACTTTCAATTCGTTTGACCAACGGTGCTGCAAGATTGCGCACTGAGGAATCTACCTAG